The Pseudomonas sp. G2-4 genome window below encodes:
- a CDS encoding DUF2059 domain-containing protein produces MTRLRAICTAVALVCASGPVLADTASHNASAEAFLTLAHADKLGTPVYMQVQQMFAQRFEQTKAPESKKATLETYQAKANAALDQAIGWNKLKPDMVKLYTSNFSESELKDLVAFYRSPLGKKVLEKMPQLTQQSAQLTQAKLESAVPVVNKLLEDMTAELEPKAAAPAKKKP; encoded by the coding sequence ATGACCCGTCTTCGTGCCATCTGTACCGCAGTTGCTCTGGTGTGTGCCAGCGGCCCTGTTCTTGCCGATACCGCCAGCCACAACGCCAGTGCCGAAGCGTTCCTGACCCTGGCCCATGCCGACAAGCTGGGTACCCCGGTCTACATGCAAGTGCAGCAAATGTTTGCCCAGCGCTTTGAACAGACCAAAGCCCCAGAGTCGAAAAAAGCCACCCTGGAAACCTACCAGGCCAAGGCCAATGCCGCGCTGGACCAGGCCATCGGTTGGAACAAGCTCAAGCCGGACATGGTCAAGCTCTACACCAGCAACTTCAGCGAGTCGGAGCTCAAGGACCTGGTGGCCTTCTACCGCTCGCCATTGGGCAAGAAAGTCCTGGAAAAAATGCCGCAGCTGACCCAGCAGTCGGCCCAACTGACCCAGGCCAAGCTTGAAAGCGCGGTGCCGGTGGTCAACAAGCTGCTGGAGGACATGACCGCCGAGCTTGAGCCAAAAGCCGCCGCCCCTGCCAAGAAAAAGCCGTAA
- a CDS encoding EAL domain-containing protein: protein MKQKQTLGTPRLLGIVWPFIAVVLFQALLGGVSLYVLSAVRGYVAGESLWSKGQKDAIYYLNLYADNREEAIFRKYQRAIAVPEGGHELRVALDREPPDLGAARAGILKGGNHPDDVSSLIWLYLNFRHFSYLEEAIDLWTLGDGYLIALDDVARQMRASIAAGEASESDIRGWKAQIYAINDSVTPAAKAFSDALGEGSRFILRLLLVTNFATALGLIVLALLRTHKLLAQRQVFANALQLEKERAQITLQSIGDGVITTDVEGAIAYMNPAAEAMTHWKAEHATGLPLAALFNLLDDNAQAEGLTLIEHILSGRLSGASEHSKLIQRLDGSTVSVTLVGAPIRHAGKVSGAVLVLHDMTQERQYIANLSWQATHDALTGLANRREFEYRLEQALHNLTRQVGRHALMFLDLDQFKLVNDTCGHAAGDELLRHICALLQSGLRENDTLARLGGDEFGILLENCSPEAAEKIAEGLRQTVQNLHFVWKGRPFVTTVSIGLVHVAQSPTTLEASLRAADMACYMAKEKGRNRVQVYHADDSELSLRFGEMAWVQRLHMALEENRFCLYAQEIAALGPGDNGGGHIEILLRLHDEAGRMILPDSFIPAAERYGLMTSLDRWVVENVFKIIRQCLNESRDAPMAMCAINLSGTTIGDQAFLEFLRKQFVAYSIPPEMICFEITETSAISNLGSAIRFINELKTLGCYFSLDDFCAGMSSFAYLKHLPVDFLKIDGSFVKDMLDDPINRAMVEVINHIGHVMGKRTIAEFVETAQIEQALLEIGVDYAQGYVIERPQLFTCDTLQCRPARPRPLLFKAPGTFR, encoded by the coding sequence ATGAAGCAAAAGCAGACTCTCGGAACGCCACGGCTGCTGGGCATCGTCTGGCCCTTTATTGCCGTTGTGTTATTTCAAGCCTTGCTTGGAGGCGTCAGCCTTTATGTATTGTCTGCGGTGCGCGGCTATGTGGCGGGAGAAAGCCTCTGGTCCAAGGGGCAGAAAGACGCCATCTACTATCTCAATCTCTATGCCGACAACCGTGAAGAGGCGATTTTCCGCAAGTACCAGCGAGCCATCGCCGTACCCGAGGGCGGCCATGAGCTGCGGGTGGCGCTCGACCGTGAGCCGCCGGACCTGGGCGCGGCAAGGGCCGGCATCCTCAAAGGCGGCAACCACCCGGACGACGTGTCCAGCCTGATCTGGCTTTATTTGAATTTCCGTCACTTCAGTTACCTGGAAGAGGCCATCGACCTCTGGACGTTGGGTGACGGTTATCTGATCGCGTTGGATGACGTCGCCCGGCAGATGCGCGCCAGCATTGCCGCAGGCGAGGCGTCGGAGAGCGACATCCGTGGCTGGAAGGCCCAGATCTATGCGATCAACGATTCCGTGACCCCGGCCGCCAAGGCTTTCAGCGATGCGCTGGGCGAGGGGTCGCGCTTTATCCTGCGGCTGTTACTGGTGACCAACTTCGCCACGGCCCTTGGATTGATTGTCCTGGCACTATTGCGTACCCATAAATTGCTGGCCCAGCGGCAGGTCTTCGCCAACGCGCTGCAACTGGAGAAGGAGCGTGCGCAGATCACCCTGCAGTCCATCGGCGACGGGGTGATCACCACCGACGTCGAAGGCGCCATTGCCTACATGAATCCTGCTGCCGAAGCGATGACCCACTGGAAAGCCGAGCACGCGACGGGACTGCCCTTGGCTGCACTGTTCAACCTGCTCGACGACAACGCACAGGCCGAGGGCCTGACCCTGATCGAGCACATTCTCAGCGGTCGGCTCAGCGGCGCCAGCGAGCATTCCAAGTTGATCCAGCGCCTGGACGGCAGCACGGTGTCGGTCACCCTGGTGGGGGCGCCGATCCGTCATGCCGGCAAGGTCAGCGGCGCCGTACTGGTATTGCATGACATGACCCAGGAACGCCAATACATCGCCAACCTGTCGTGGCAGGCCACCCATGACGCGTTGACTGGCCTGGCGAACCGCAGGGAGTTCGAGTATCGCCTCGAGCAGGCCTTGCATAACCTCACCCGCCAGGTCGGGCGCCATGCCTTGATGTTTCTCGACCTGGATCAGTTCAAATTGGTCAACGACACCTGCGGCCACGCGGCGGGCGACGAGTTGTTGCGGCACATCTGCGCCTTGTTGCAATCGGGCCTGCGGGAAAACGACACCCTGGCCCGCCTGGGCGGCGATGAGTTTGGCATTCTGCTGGAGAACTGTTCGCCGGAGGCGGCGGAAAAAATCGCCGAAGGGCTGCGCCAGACGGTGCAGAACCTGCATTTTGTCTGGAAGGGCCGGCCGTTCGTCACCACCGTGAGCATCGGCCTGGTGCACGTCGCCCAGAGCCCGACCACCCTGGAGGCGTCCTTGCGCGCCGCCGACATGGCCTGCTACATGGCCAAGGAAAAGGGCCGCAATCGAGTCCAGGTCTATCACGCCGACGACTCGGAGTTGTCTCTGCGCTTTGGTGAGATGGCCTGGGTCCAGCGCCTGCACATGGCGCTGGAGGAAAACCGTTTCTGTCTCTACGCCCAGGAAATCGCTGCGCTGGGCCCGGGCGACAATGGTGGCGGGCATATCGAGATCCTGCTGCGCCTGCATGACGAAGCCGGACGGATGATCCTGCCGGACAGTTTCATTCCCGCGGCAGAACGCTATGGGCTGATGACCTCCCTGGATCGCTGGGTGGTGGAAAACGTCTTCAAGATTATCCGCCAGTGCCTGAACGAGTCGCGAGACGCACCCATGGCCATGTGTGCGATTAATCTGTCAGGTACTACTATAGGAGATCAGGCGTTCCTCGAGTTCCTGCGTAAACAGTTCGTGGCTTACTCGATTCCGCCGGAAATGATTTGTTTTGAAATTACCGAAACCAGCGCGATTTCAAATCTGGGTAGCGCCATCCGCTTTATCAATGAACTCAAGACCTTGGGCTGCTATTTCTCGCTGGATGACTTTTGCGCCGGAATGTCTTCATTCGCCTACCTGAAACATTTACCTGTAGACTTCTTGAAGATCGACGGGAGTTTCGTAAAGGATATGCTGGACGACCCGATTAACCGTGCAATGGTCGAAGTGATCAATCATATCGGCCACGTCATGGGTAAGCGCACCATTGCCGAGTTTGTTGAGACCGCCCAGATCGAGCAGGCCTTGCTGGAGATTGGCGTGGATTACGCTCAAGGGTATGTGATTGAACGCCCGCAATTGTTTACCTGTGACACGTTGCAATGTCGGCCGGCCCGGCCCCGGCCGTTGTTATTCAAGGCCCCCGGCACGTTCCGCTGA
- a CDS encoding BolA family protein, whose product MSMQQRIESTLGLLQPEHLQVLDESHMHSRGLQTHFKAVVVSRQFEGLNRVKRHQKVYGTLGELMGEFHALALHTYTPEEWAQIDTAPASPTCAGGSKH is encoded by the coding sequence ATGAGCATGCAACAACGCATCGAATCGACGCTCGGGCTGTTGCAGCCCGAGCACCTGCAGGTGCTGGATGAAAGCCACATGCACAGTCGTGGGCTACAGACCCACTTCAAGGCCGTGGTGGTCAGCCGGCAGTTCGAGGGACTCAATCGCGTCAAGCGTCACCAGAAGGTCTACGGCACGCTGGGCGAGCTGATGGGCGAATTCCATGCGTTGGCGCTGCACACCTACACCCCTGAAGAATGGGCACAGATCGACACCGCCCCGGCTTCGCCGACCTGTGCTGGGGGTAGCAAGCACTGA
- a CDS encoding rhodanese-related sulfurtransferase translates to MTQPIVVAALYKFVTLEDYVELREPLLKAMLDNGVKGTLLIAEEGINGTVSGTREGIDGLLAWLKNDPRMLDIDHKESYCDEQPFYRTKVKLKKEIVTLGVDGVDPNKQVGTYVEPQDWNALISDPEVLLIDTRNDYEVSIGTFEGAIDPKTTSFREFPDYIKANFDPARHKKVAMFCTGGIRCEKASSYMLGQGFDEVYHLKGGILKYLEEVPQEETKWRGDCFVFDNRVTVRHDLSEGDYDQCHACRTPVSVEDRASEHYVPGISCPHCWDKLSEKTRRSAIDRQKQIELAKARNMPHPIGYNYKQSPSEA, encoded by the coding sequence ATGACACAACCCATTGTCGTGGCGGCACTGTATAAGTTCGTCACCCTGGAAGATTACGTCGAGCTGCGCGAGCCATTGCTCAAGGCCATGCTCGACAACGGCGTCAAAGGCACGCTGCTGATTGCCGAAGAAGGCATCAACGGCACCGTCTCCGGCACCCGCGAAGGCATCGACGGCCTGCTGGCCTGGCTCAAGAACGATCCGCGCATGCTCGACATCGACCACAAAGAGTCGTACTGCGACGAGCAGCCGTTCTACCGCACCAAGGTCAAGCTCAAGAAAGAAATCGTCACCCTTGGCGTTGACGGCGTAGACCCGAACAAACAAGTCGGCACTTACGTTGAGCCGCAGGACTGGAATGCGCTGATCAGCGATCCGGAAGTGCTGTTGATCGACACCCGTAACGATTACGAAGTGTCCATCGGCACCTTCGAAGGCGCGATCGACCCCAAGACCACCAGCTTTCGCGAGTTCCCCGACTACATCAAGGCCAACTTCGACCCGGCCCGGCATAAGAAAGTCGCGATGTTCTGCACCGGCGGCATTCGCTGTGAAAAAGCTTCCAGCTACATGCTCGGCCAGGGTTTCGACGAGGTCTATCACCTCAAGGGCGGCATCCTGAAATACCTCGAGGAGGTGCCTCAGGAAGAAACCAAATGGCGCGGCGACTGCTTCGTATTCGATAACCGCGTGACCGTTCGCCATGACCTCAGCGAAGGGGACTACGATCAATGCCATGCCTGTCGTACACCGGTCAGCGTGGAAGACCGTGCTTCGGAGCATTATGTGCCGGGCATCAGTTGCCCTCATTGTTGGGATAAGCTGAGCGAGAAGACCCGCCGCAGCGCCATCGACCGGCAAAAGCAGATCGAATTGGCCAAGGCCCGCAACATGCCGCATCCAATCGGTTACAACTACAAGCAGTCACCTTCCGAGGCTTGA
- a CDS encoding class II fumarate hydratase, giving the protein MSRIETDSLGQVEVPDDAYWGAQTQRSLINFAIGSERMPLSVLHALALIKKAAARVNDRNGDLPADIARLIEQAADEVLHGQHDDQFPLVVWQTGSGTQSNMNVNEVIAGRANELAGNPRGGKSPVHPNDHVNRSQSSNDCFPTAMHIAAVQAVQQQLLPAIAELSGGLAELAARHMKLVKTGRTHMMDATPITFGQELSAFIAQLDYAERAIRAALPAVCELAQGGTAVGTGLNSPHGFGEAIAAELAALSGLPFVTAPNKFAALAGHEPLTALSGALKTLAVTLMKIANDLRLLGSGPRAGFAEVKLPANEPGSSIMPGKVNPTQCEALSMLACQVMGNDVTIGFAASQGHLQLNVFKPVIIHNLLQSIRLLADGCSNFQQHCIAGLEPDAEQMAAHLERGLMLVTALNPHIGYDKSAEIAKKAYGEGLTLREAALQLGYLTDEEFDAWVRPENMLEAGSQG; this is encoded by the coding sequence ATGAGCCGTATCGAAACCGACAGCCTTGGCCAGGTTGAAGTCCCGGATGACGCCTACTGGGGCGCCCAGACACAGCGCTCCCTGATCAACTTTGCCATTGGCAGCGAACGCATGCCGCTGTCGGTGCTGCATGCCCTGGCGCTGATCAAGAAAGCCGCCGCGCGGGTCAACGACCGCAATGGCGACTTGCCCGCCGACATCGCCCGCCTGATCGAACAGGCCGCCGACGAAGTGCTGCACGGCCAGCATGACGACCAGTTTCCGCTGGTGGTCTGGCAGACCGGCAGCGGCACCCAGAGCAACATGAACGTCAACGAAGTCATTGCCGGACGCGCCAACGAACTGGCGGGCAACCCGCGCGGCGGCAAGAGCCCGGTGCACCCCAACGACCACGTCAACCGCTCCCAGAGCTCCAATGACTGCTTCCCCACCGCCATGCACATCGCCGCGGTGCAGGCCGTCCAGCAGCAGTTGCTGCCAGCCATCGCCGAGCTGTCCGGCGGGCTGGCGGAGCTGGCGGCGCGCCACATGAAGCTGGTCAAGACCGGTCGCACCCACATGATGGATGCCACGCCGATCACGTTTGGCCAGGAACTGTCGGCCTTCATTGCCCAGCTCGATTACGCCGAACGGGCCATTCGCGCCGCGCTGCCAGCGGTCTGCGAACTGGCCCAGGGCGGCACGGCGGTGGGCACCGGGCTCAATTCACCCCACGGCTTTGGCGAAGCCATTGCTGCCGAATTGGCGGCTCTCTCCGGACTGCCGTTCGTCACCGCGCCGAACAAGTTCGCGGCGCTGGCCGGCCATGAACCCCTGACCGCCCTGTCCGGCGCGCTGAAAACCCTCGCCGTGACCCTGATGAAGATCGCCAACGACCTGCGCCTGCTGGGCTCCGGGCCACGGGCCGGGTTCGCCGAGGTGAAATTGCCGGCCAATGAACCGGGCAGTTCGATCATGCCCGGCAAGGTCAACCCGACCCAGTGCGAAGCCTTGTCGATGCTGGCCTGCCAGGTCATGGGCAACGACGTGACCATCGGTTTCGCCGCCAGCCAGGGCCATTTGCAGCTGAACGTGTTCAAACCGGTGATCATCCACAACCTGCTGCAATCGATCCGCCTGCTGGCCGATGGTTGCAGCAACTTCCAACAGCACTGCATCGCCGGGCTCGAGCCGGATGCCGAGCAGATGGCTGCGCATCTTGAGCGCGGATTGATGCTGGTGACCGCGCTGAACCCGCACATTGGCTACGACAAGTCCGCCGAGATCGCCAAGAAAGCCTACGGCGAAGGGCTGACCCTGCGCGAGGCGGCGTTGCAGTTGGGGTATCTGACCGATGAAGAGTTCGATGCCTGGGTAAGGCCGGAGAATATGCTGGAGGCGGGTAGCCAGGGCTGA
- a CDS encoding YciK family oxidoreductase, which translates to MFDYSARPDLLNGRVILVTGAGRGIGAAAAKTYAAHGATVLLLGKTEANLTQVYDEIEAAGHPQPAVIPFNLETALPHQYDELAAMIETEFGHLDGLLHNASIIGPRTPLEQLSGENFMRVMHVNVNAMFMLTSTLLPLLKLSKDASVVFTSSSVGRKGRAYWGAYGVSKFATEGLMQTLADEVDTVAAVRANSINPGATRTSMRAQAYPGENPLNNPTPEEIMPVYLYLMGPDSSGVNGQAFNAQ; encoded by the coding sequence ATGTTTGATTACTCCGCCCGTCCCGACCTGCTCAATGGTCGGGTGATCCTGGTTACCGGCGCCGGCCGCGGGATCGGTGCCGCTGCGGCAAAAACCTACGCCGCCCATGGTGCCACCGTACTGTTGCTCGGCAAGACCGAAGCCAACCTGACCCAGGTCTATGACGAAATCGAAGCGGCCGGTCATCCGCAGCCGGCGGTGATTCCCTTCAACCTCGAAACCGCCCTGCCCCATCAATACGATGAACTGGCAGCGATGATCGAAACCGAGTTCGGCCATCTGGACGGTCTGCTGCACAACGCCTCGATCATTGGCCCGCGTACGCCGCTGGAGCAGTTGTCTGGGGAGAACTTCATGCGAGTGATGCACGTGAACGTCAATGCCATGTTCATGCTCACCAGCACCTTGCTACCGCTGCTCAAGCTGTCCAAGGATGCCTCCGTGGTCTTCACTTCCAGCAGCGTCGGGCGCAAGGGCCGGGCTTACTGGGGGGCTTATGGCGTGTCCAAGTTTGCCACCGAGGGGCTGATGCAGACCCTGGCCGACGAAGTCGACACGGTCGCGGCGGTACGCGCCAACAGCATCAACCCCGGCGCGACCCGTACTAGCATGCGTGCCCAGGCCTATCCGGGGGAAAACCCGCTCAACAATCCGACGCCTGAAGAAATCATGCCGGTCTACTTGTACCTGATGGGGCCGGACAGCTCCGGTGTCAACGGCCAAGCCTTCAACGCGCAATAA
- a CDS encoding GGDEF domain-containing protein, with protein MKTPTQINAIDFDSAKLQRLGFGRPTPLVARSVNLSQLHQQLSQQLQTSLEPQRILGLFFREVQRLVPLDALAYQHKPSDLRLEFGQRGHHSLSYNLSHEGEHLGELVFRRNQRFSESEQSELESVLSTLLYPLRNALLYRAATQSALRDPLTGTGNRIAMDQTLVREIDMARRHLQPLSLLMLDIDHFKRINDSHGHGVGDEVLKAVAESIKSQLRNVDMVFRFGGEEFLILLSNTSRDAAAMVGERLRYAAQAQDYFAAGTRIELTVSLGCSTLLPGESAESLLRRADSALYVAKREGRNRLAMAG; from the coding sequence ATGAAAACGCCCACCCAGATCAACGCGATTGACTTCGATAGCGCCAAGTTGCAGCGCCTGGGCTTCGGCCGACCGACGCCGCTCGTGGCGCGGTCCGTCAACCTCTCGCAATTGCATCAGCAACTGAGCCAACAACTGCAGACCAGCCTGGAGCCGCAACGAATCCTTGGCTTGTTTTTCCGGGAAGTTCAGCGATTGGTGCCTCTGGATGCATTGGCCTACCAGCACAAGCCTAGCGATCTGCGTCTCGAATTCGGTCAACGCGGCCATCATTCCCTGAGCTACAACCTCAGTCATGAAGGCGAACACTTGGGCGAGCTGGTATTTCGCCGCAACCAGCGCTTTTCCGAATCGGAACAAAGCGAGCTGGAGTCCGTGCTCTCGACGTTGTTGTATCCACTGCGCAATGCGCTGCTCTACCGTGCTGCCACCCAAAGCGCCCTGCGCGACCCACTGACCGGCACCGGTAATCGCATCGCCATGGACCAGACCCTGGTACGTGAAATCGACATGGCCAGGCGTCATTTACAGCCCTTGTCGCTGCTGATGCTCGACATCGATCATTTCAAGCGCATCAACGACAGCCATGGGCATGGTGTCGGCGATGAAGTACTCAAAGCCGTTGCCGAGTCGATCAAGAGTCAACTGCGCAACGTGGACATGGTGTTCAGGTTCGGGGGCGAAGAGTTTCTGATCCTGCTTTCCAATACCAGCCGGGATGCCGCCGCCATGGTCGGTGAGCGACTGCGGTATGCCGCCCAGGCACAGGATTATTTTGCGGCCGGCACACGAATTGAGCTGACGGTCAGCCTGGGCTGCTCGACCCTGCTGCCGGGCGAATCGGCGGAAAGCCTGTTGCGCCGGGCCGACAGCGCGCTGTACGTGGCCAAGCGCGAAGGCCGTAATCGGCTGGCGATGGCGGGCTGA
- a CDS encoding iron-containing redox enzyme family protein — protein sequence MIDTFNRTGPLMDPTSYPKWAQQLITDCSESKRRVVEHELYQRMRDNKLSAKTMRHYLIGGWPVVEQFALYMAQNLTKTRFARHPGEDMARRWLMRNIRVELNHADYWVNWSAAHGVTLEDLQAQHVPPELHALSHWCWHTSSSDSLIVAIAATNYAIEGATGEWSALVCSNGIYAAAFAEEDRKRAMKWLKMHAQYDDAHPWEALEIICTLAGMNPSKALQVELRQAVCKSYDYMYLFLERCMQLELAESVGKTSSTRERLALAGS from the coding sequence GTGATCGACACATTCAACCGAACAGGCCCGCTCATGGACCCCACGAGCTATCCGAAATGGGCACAACAGCTCATTACCGATTGCAGCGAGAGCAAGCGCCGGGTTGTCGAACACGAGCTGTATCAACGCATGCGCGACAACAAGCTCAGCGCCAAGACCATGCGCCACTACCTCATTGGTGGTTGGCCGGTCGTTGAACAGTTCGCTTTATACATGGCACAAAACCTCACCAAGACCCGCTTTGCTCGCCATCCCGGCGAGGACATGGCGCGTCGCTGGCTGATGCGCAACATTCGTGTCGAACTCAACCATGCCGATTACTGGGTGAACTGGAGCGCCGCCCATGGCGTGACCCTGGAAGACCTGCAAGCGCAGCATGTACCGCCTGAACTCCATGCGTTGAGCCATTGGTGTTGGCACACCAGCTCGTCGGATTCGTTGATCGTGGCCATCGCCGCGACCAACTATGCCATCGAGGGCGCGACCGGGGAGTGGTCGGCGCTGGTGTGTTCCAACGGCATCTACGCGGCGGCTTTCGCCGAGGAAGATCGCAAGCGGGCGATGAAATGGCTGAAGATGCATGCCCAGTACGATGACGCCCATCCTTGGGAAGCCTTGGAAATCATCTGTACCCTGGCAGGCATGAACCCAAGCAAAGCCCTGCAAGTGGAGCTGCGCCAGGCCGTGTGCAAGAGCTACGACTACATGTACCTGTTCCTGGAGCGCTGCATGCAACTGGAACTGGCGGAGTCGGTGGGGAAAACTTCATCCACCCGTGAGCGCCTGGCGCTGGCTGGGAGCTGA
- a CDS encoding ABC transporter ATP-binding protein, translated as MPDLSDDAAATRRIDRLSWAEIRRLALKHKKALWIANGVAVLATLCSVPIPLLLPLLVDEVLLGHGDAALKVMNQALPTEWQRAAGYIGLMLLVTLGLRCGALLFNVLQARLFARLAKDIVYRIRIRLIERLKRISLGEYESLGSGTVAAHLVTDLDTLDKFIGETLSRFLVAMLTLVGTAGILVWMHWELALLILLFNPLVIYATVQLGKRVKHLKKLENDSTSRFTQALTETLDAIQEVRAGNRQGYFLGRLGGRAKEVRDYAVNSQWKTDASNRASGLLFQFGIDIFRAAAMLTVVFSDLSIGQMLAVFSYLWFMIGPVEQLLNLQYAFYAAGGALSRINELLARADEPQYAGGVDPFKGRDTVGIDIQGLSFGYGEDLVLDQLNLSISPGEKVAIVGASGGGKSTLVQLLLGLYTPHSGSIRFGGATQQEIGLETIRENVAVVLQHPALFNDTVRANLAMGRECSDEACWRALEIAQLDATVRALPQGLASVVGRSGVRLSGGQRQRLAIARMVLADPRVVILDEATSALDAATEYNLHQALARFLSGRTTLIIAHRLSAVKQADRVLVFDGGQIAEDGDHLQLIAEGGLYARLYGHLQQIQQP; from the coding sequence GTGCCTGACCTGTCGGATGATGCAGCGGCCACGCGGCGCATCGATCGGTTGAGCTGGGCAGAAATCCGAAGGCTCGCCCTCAAACATAAAAAAGCCCTGTGGATCGCCAACGGCGTCGCCGTTCTGGCGACGCTGTGCAGCGTGCCGATCCCGTTGCTGTTGCCGCTGCTGGTGGACGAAGTGCTGCTGGGGCACGGCGATGCGGCCTTGAAAGTCATGAACCAGGCCTTGCCGACGGAATGGCAGCGGGCGGCCGGCTATATCGGGCTGATGCTGCTGGTGACCTTGGGCCTGCGGTGCGGCGCGTTGCTGTTCAACGTGTTGCAGGCACGATTGTTCGCCCGGCTGGCCAAGGACATCGTCTATCGCATTCGTATCCGGTTGATCGAGCGTCTCAAGCGTATTTCCCTGGGCGAGTATGAAAGCTTGGGCAGCGGCACCGTAGCGGCCCATCTGGTCACGGACCTCGACACCCTCGACAAATTCATCGGCGAAACCCTCAGCCGTTTCCTCGTGGCGATGCTGACCCTGGTCGGTACCGCTGGGATTCTGGTGTGGATGCACTGGGAGCTGGCGTTGCTGATCCTGTTGTTCAACCCGCTGGTGATCTACGCCACGGTGCAGTTGGGCAAGCGGGTCAAGCACCTCAAGAAGCTGGAAAACGACAGCACTTCGCGCTTCACCCAGGCCCTGACCGAAACCCTCGACGCCATCCAGGAAGTGCGCGCCGGTAACCGCCAGGGTTATTTCCTCGGCCGTTTGGGAGGGCGAGCCAAGGAAGTACGTGATTACGCGGTGAACTCCCAGTGGAAGACCGACGCCTCGAACCGCGCCAGTGGGTTGCTGTTCCAGTTCGGCATCGATATTTTTCGCGCGGCGGCCATGCTCACCGTGGTGTTTTCCGACCTCTCCATCGGCCAGATGCTGGCGGTATTCAGCTACCTCTGGTTCATGATCGGTCCGGTGGAGCAACTGCTCAACTTGCAATACGCCTTTTATGCCGCTGGCGGTGCGCTGTCGCGGATCAACGAGTTGCTGGCCCGTGCCGACGAACCTCAATACGCTGGCGGTGTAGATCCGTTCAAAGGGCGCGATACCGTGGGTATCGATATTCAAGGCCTGAGCTTCGGTTATGGCGAGGACCTGGTGCTCGACCAGTTGAACCTGTCCATCTCGCCGGGAGAAAAGGTTGCCATCGTCGGGGCCAGTGGCGGCGGCAAGAGCACCCTGGTGCAGCTGCTGCTGGGGCTGTACACGCCGCATTCGGGGAGCATCCGATTCGGCGGCGCCACGCAGCAGGAGATTGGCCTGGAAACCATCCGCGAGAACGTCGCGGTGGTGCTGCAACACCCGGCGCTGTTCAACGACACGGTGCGGGCCAACCTCGCCATGGGCCGTGAGTGCAGTGACGAGGCCTGCTGGCGGGCGTTGGAGATTGCCCAGCTCGATGCGACCGTGCGGGCATTGCCCCAAGGGTTGGCGAGCGTCGTCGGACGTTCCGGGGTGCGCCTGTCGGGCGGGCAGCGTCAACGGCTGGCCATCGCCCGCATGGTTTTGGCCGACCCACGGGTGGTGATTCTCGATGAGGCCACCTCGGCATTGGATGCCGCCACTGAATACAATCTCCATCAGGCGCTGGCGCGGTTCTTGAGCGGGCGTACCACGCTGATCATCGCCCACCGGTTGTCGGCCGTGAAACAGGCTGATCGGGTGCTGGTATTTGACGGCGGCCAGATCGCTGAAGACGGTGACCATTTACAGCTGATTGCCGAGGGTGGCTTGTACGCCCGACTCTATGGTCACTTGCAACAAATACAGCAACCTTGA
- a CDS encoding DsbA family protein has translation MTPRLLYVMDPMCSWCWGFAPVAETLVEQAQAAGVELHLVVGGLRTGSGSALEPTTRRYILEHWQAVTEATGQPFKLEGALPDGFVYDTEPACRAVVTARSLAPDLAWKLVKLIQQAFYVQGRDVTLASVLVELAEQAGLPRIEFAAAFDRADQHAATAADFTWVQDLGIAGFPTLLAERDGQLALLTNGYQPLSQLSPLLGRWLERAACA, from the coding sequence ATGACGCCACGCCTGCTCTATGTGATGGACCCGATGTGTTCCTGGTGCTGGGGCTTCGCGCCGGTGGCCGAGACACTGGTCGAGCAGGCGCAGGCCGCCGGTGTGGAGTTGCACCTGGTGGTGGGCGGTTTGCGCACCGGCAGCGGTTCGGCCCTGGAGCCGACCACCCGGCGCTATATCCTGGAGCACTGGCAGGCCGTCACCGAAGCGACCGGCCAGCCGTTCAAGCTTGAAGGTGCGTTGCCGGACGGTTTTGTCTACGACACCGAACCGGCCTGCCGGGCCGTGGTGACAGCCCGCAGCCTGGCGCCTGACCTGGCGTGGAAGCTGGTGAAGCTGATCCAGCAGGCTTTTTATGTGCAAGGCCGCGACGTGACCCTCGCCAGCGTCCTGGTGGAGCTGGCCGAACAGGCCGGGCTGCCGCGCATCGAGTTCGCCGCGGCATTCGACCGCGCCGACCAGCATGCGGCCACCGCTGCGGATTTCACCTGGGTGCAGGACCTGGGCATTGCAGGGTTTCCCACGTTGCTGGCCGAACGTGACGGCCAGTTGGCCTTGCTCACTAACGGTTATCAACCCCTGAGCCAATTGTCTCCATTGCTGGGTCGCTGGCTGGAGCGCGCGGCCTGTGCCTGA